Proteins encoded within one genomic window of Chroicocephalus ridibundus chromosome 7, bChrRid1.1, whole genome shotgun sequence:
- the SEPTIN4 gene encoding septin-4 isoform X7, whose protein sequence is MIKRFLKEDSEEAELTQFLRDCPPADSPRKVEPPESRREPGHPLCGVGRVPPDEPADERDARIFSRSRPSEFQQHIAAPPPPSPNRPRSPWGQLDPYDSSEDDKEYVGFATLPNQVHRKSVKKGFDFTLMVAGESGLGKSTLVNSLFLTDMYRDRKLLNAEERITQTVEITKHVVDIEEKGVKLRLTIVDTPGFGDAVNNTECWKPVADYIDQQFEQYFRDESGLNRKNIQDNRVHCCIYFISPFGHGLRPMDVEFMRALHQRVNIVPVLAKADALTPAEVERMKNKIREEIDHYGIRIYQFPECDSDEDEEFKLQDQALKESIPFAVIGSNTVVEAKGRRVRGRLYPWGIVEVENLSHCDFVKLRTMLVRTHMQDLKDVTRETHYENYRTQCIQSMTRMVVKERNRNKLTRESGTDFPIPVIPPVPDAETEKLIREKDEELRRMQEMLQKIQKQMKDSH, encoded by the exons ATG ATAAAGCGTTTCCTGAAGGAGGACTCGGAGGAGGCTGAGTTGACCCAGTTCCTACGGGATTGCCCACCGGCTGACAGCCCCAGGAAGGTGGAGCCCCCGGAGAGCCGGCGGGAGCCCGGCCACCCCCTCTGCGGCGTGGGCAGGGTCCCCCCTGACGAACCTGCCGACGAGAGGGACGCCAGGATCTTCTCCCGGTCTCGGCCCTCGGAATTCCAGCAGCACAtcgccgcccccccaccccccagccccaaccgCCCGCGGAGCCCCTGGGGGCAGCTGGACCCCTACGACTCCTCCGAG GATGACAAGGAGTACGTGGGCTTCGCCACGCTGCCCAACCAGGTCCATCGGAAGTCGGTGAAGAAGGGCTTCGATTTCACCCTCATGGTGGCAG GGGAATCTGGGCTGGGCAAGTCCACCCTGGTCAACAGCCTCTTCCTGACGGACATGTACAGGGACCGCAAGCTGCTGAACGCTGAAG agcgtATCACGCAGACGGTGGAGATCACCAAGCACGTGGTGGACATTGAGGAGAAGGGTGTCAAGCTGCGCCTGACCATCGTGGACACGCCAGGCTTTGGTGATGCTGTCAACAACACTGAGTG CTGGAAGCCGGTGGCCGACTACATCGACCAGCAGTTTGAGCAGTATTTCCGTGATGAAAGTGGCCTCAACAGGAAAAACATCCAGGACAACCGCGTCCACTGCTGCATTTACTTCATCTCGCCCTTCGGCCACGG GCTCCGGCCCATGGATGTGGAGTTCATGAGAGCCCTGCACCAGCGGGTGAACATCGTGCctgtgctggccaaggctgaCGCCCTGACCCCCGCCGAGGTGGAGCGAATGAAGAACAAG ATCCGGGAGGAGATCGACCACTACGGCATCCGCATCTACCAGTTCCCTGAGTGCGACTCAGATGAGGATGAGGAGTTCAAGCTGCAGGACCAGGCGTTGAAG GAGAGCATCCCTTTCGCTGTCATCGGCAGCAACACAGTTGTGGAGGCCAAAGGCCGGCGTGTCCGCGGGCGCCTCTACCCCTGGGGCATTGTGGAAG TGGAGAACCTGTCCCACTGCGACTTCGTGAAGCTGCGGACGATGCTGGTGaggacccacatgcaggacctcaAGGACGTGACGCGGGAAACCCACTACGAGAACTACCGCACGCAGTGCATTCAGAGCATGACCCGCATGGTGGTGAAAGAGAGGAACCGCAA CAAGCTGACCCGGGAGAGCGGGACGGATTTCCCCATCCCTGTCATCCCCCCGGTGCCGGATGCGGAGACAGAGAAGCTCATCCGGGAAAAGGACGAGGAG CTGCGGCGGATGCAGGAGATGCTCCAGAAGATCCAGAAGCAGATGAAAGACTCGCActag
- the SEPTIN4 gene encoding septin-4 isoform X5: MAMGCVGVLATSEDPEERRGAQGEGPHPCPLEHQEPAAIPAPPAIKRFLKEDSEEAELTQFLRDCPPADSPRKVEPPESRREPGHPLCGVGRVPPDEPADERDARIFSRSRPSEFQQHIAAPPPPSPNRPRSPWGQLDPYDSSEDDKEYVGFATLPNQVHRKSVKKGFDFTLMVAGESGLGKSTLVNSLFLTDMYRDRKLLNAEERITQTVEITKHVVDIEEKGVKLRLTIVDTPGFGDAVNNTECWKPVADYIDQQFEQYFRDESGLNRKNIQDNRVHCCIYFISPFGHGLRPMDVEFMRALHQRVNIVPVLAKADALTPAEVERMKNKIREEIDHYGIRIYQFPECDSDEDEEFKLQDQALKESIPFAVIGSNTVVEAKGRRVRGRLYPWGIVEVENLSHCDFVKLRTMLVRTHMQDLKDVTRETHYENYRTQCIQSMTRMVVKERNRNKLTRESGTDFPIPVIPPVPDAETEKLIREKDEELRRMQEMLQKIQKQMKDSH; encoded by the exons ATG GccatggggtgtgtgggggtccTGGCCACCTCAGAAGACCCCGAGGAGCGGCGGGGTGCCCAGGGGGAaggtccccatccctgtcccctggaGCACCAGGAGCCAGCTGCCATCCCCGCACCGCCAGCT ATAAAGCGTTTCCTGAAGGAGGACTCGGAGGAGGCTGAGTTGACCCAGTTCCTACGGGATTGCCCACCGGCTGACAGCCCCAGGAAGGTGGAGCCCCCGGAGAGCCGGCGGGAGCCCGGCCACCCCCTCTGCGGCGTGGGCAGGGTCCCCCCTGACGAACCTGCCGACGAGAGGGACGCCAGGATCTTCTCCCGGTCTCGGCCCTCGGAATTCCAGCAGCACAtcgccgcccccccaccccccagccccaaccgCCCGCGGAGCCCCTGGGGGCAGCTGGACCCCTACGACTCCTCCGAG GATGACAAGGAGTACGTGGGCTTCGCCACGCTGCCCAACCAGGTCCATCGGAAGTCGGTGAAGAAGGGCTTCGATTTCACCCTCATGGTGGCAG GGGAATCTGGGCTGGGCAAGTCCACCCTGGTCAACAGCCTCTTCCTGACGGACATGTACAGGGACCGCAAGCTGCTGAACGCTGAAG agcgtATCACGCAGACGGTGGAGATCACCAAGCACGTGGTGGACATTGAGGAGAAGGGTGTCAAGCTGCGCCTGACCATCGTGGACACGCCAGGCTTTGGTGATGCTGTCAACAACACTGAGTG CTGGAAGCCGGTGGCCGACTACATCGACCAGCAGTTTGAGCAGTATTTCCGTGATGAAAGTGGCCTCAACAGGAAAAACATCCAGGACAACCGCGTCCACTGCTGCATTTACTTCATCTCGCCCTTCGGCCACGG GCTCCGGCCCATGGATGTGGAGTTCATGAGAGCCCTGCACCAGCGGGTGAACATCGTGCctgtgctggccaaggctgaCGCCCTGACCCCCGCCGAGGTGGAGCGAATGAAGAACAAG ATCCGGGAGGAGATCGACCACTACGGCATCCGCATCTACCAGTTCCCTGAGTGCGACTCAGATGAGGATGAGGAGTTCAAGCTGCAGGACCAGGCGTTGAAG GAGAGCATCCCTTTCGCTGTCATCGGCAGCAACACAGTTGTGGAGGCCAAAGGCCGGCGTGTCCGCGGGCGCCTCTACCCCTGGGGCATTGTGGAAG TGGAGAACCTGTCCCACTGCGACTTCGTGAAGCTGCGGACGATGCTGGTGaggacccacatgcaggacctcaAGGACGTGACGCGGGAAACCCACTACGAGAACTACCGCACGCAGTGCATTCAGAGCATGACCCGCATGGTGGTGAAAGAGAGGAACCGCAA CAAGCTGACCCGGGAGAGCGGGACGGATTTCCCCATCCCTGTCATCCCCCCGGTGCCGGATGCGGAGACAGAGAAGCTCATCCGGGAAAAGGACGAGGAG CTGCGGCGGATGCAGGAGATGCTCCAGAAGATCCAGAAGCAGATGAAAGACTCGCActag
- the SEPTIN4 gene encoding septin-4 isoform X4 — MLCGSFTSPQLGRSWPWLSLSVPTPRWSCPPAPKRGRAWLLGAVGAPALVPAWGGVMLMLLPIPQLSRAARHPLQDAGDTGSAMATCPELQPGQEIKRFLKEDSEEAELTQFLRDCPPADSPRKVEPPESRREPGHPLCGVGRVPPDEPADERDARIFSRSRPSEFQQHIAAPPPPSPNRPRSPWGQLDPYDSSEDDKEYVGFATLPNQVHRKSVKKGFDFTLMVAGESGLGKSTLVNSLFLTDMYRDRKLLNAEERITQTVEITKHVVDIEEKGVKLRLTIVDTPGFGDAVNNTECWKPVADYIDQQFEQYFRDESGLNRKNIQDNRVHCCIYFISPFGHGLRPMDVEFMRALHQRVNIVPVLAKADALTPAEVERMKNKIREEIDHYGIRIYQFPECDSDEDEEFKLQDQALKESIPFAVIGSNTVVEAKGRRVRGRLYPWGIVEVENLSHCDFVKLRTMLVRTHMQDLKDVTRETHYENYRTQCIQSMTRMVVKERNRNKLTRESGTDFPIPVIPPVPDAETEKLIREKDEELRRMQEMLQKIQKQMKDSH, encoded by the exons ATGCTTTGCGGGTCCTTCACGTCTCCACAACTGGGCAGGAGCTGGCCTTGgctctccctgtctgtgcccACCCCCCGCTGgtcctgccccccagcacccaagaGGGGCCGTGCCTGGCTGCTGGGTGCCGTGGGCGCCCCAGCCCTGGTGCCTGCCTGGGGTGGAGTTATGCTaatgctgctccccatccctcaGCTCAGCCGTGCCGCTCGGCATCCTCTCCAGGACGCGGGCGACACCGGCTCTGCCATGGCCACCTGCCCCGAGCTGCAGCCTGGGCAAGAG ATAAAGCGTTTCCTGAAGGAGGACTCGGAGGAGGCTGAGTTGACCCAGTTCCTACGGGATTGCCCACCGGCTGACAGCCCCAGGAAGGTGGAGCCCCCGGAGAGCCGGCGGGAGCCCGGCCACCCCCTCTGCGGCGTGGGCAGGGTCCCCCCTGACGAACCTGCCGACGAGAGGGACGCCAGGATCTTCTCCCGGTCTCGGCCCTCGGAATTCCAGCAGCACAtcgccgcccccccaccccccagccccaaccgCCCGCGGAGCCCCTGGGGGCAGCTGGACCCCTACGACTCCTCCGAG GATGACAAGGAGTACGTGGGCTTCGCCACGCTGCCCAACCAGGTCCATCGGAAGTCGGTGAAGAAGGGCTTCGATTTCACCCTCATGGTGGCAG GGGAATCTGGGCTGGGCAAGTCCACCCTGGTCAACAGCCTCTTCCTGACGGACATGTACAGGGACCGCAAGCTGCTGAACGCTGAAG agcgtATCACGCAGACGGTGGAGATCACCAAGCACGTGGTGGACATTGAGGAGAAGGGTGTCAAGCTGCGCCTGACCATCGTGGACACGCCAGGCTTTGGTGATGCTGTCAACAACACTGAGTG CTGGAAGCCGGTGGCCGACTACATCGACCAGCAGTTTGAGCAGTATTTCCGTGATGAAAGTGGCCTCAACAGGAAAAACATCCAGGACAACCGCGTCCACTGCTGCATTTACTTCATCTCGCCCTTCGGCCACGG GCTCCGGCCCATGGATGTGGAGTTCATGAGAGCCCTGCACCAGCGGGTGAACATCGTGCctgtgctggccaaggctgaCGCCCTGACCCCCGCCGAGGTGGAGCGAATGAAGAACAAG ATCCGGGAGGAGATCGACCACTACGGCATCCGCATCTACCAGTTCCCTGAGTGCGACTCAGATGAGGATGAGGAGTTCAAGCTGCAGGACCAGGCGTTGAAG GAGAGCATCCCTTTCGCTGTCATCGGCAGCAACACAGTTGTGGAGGCCAAAGGCCGGCGTGTCCGCGGGCGCCTCTACCCCTGGGGCATTGTGGAAG TGGAGAACCTGTCCCACTGCGACTTCGTGAAGCTGCGGACGATGCTGGTGaggacccacatgcaggacctcaAGGACGTGACGCGGGAAACCCACTACGAGAACTACCGCACGCAGTGCATTCAGAGCATGACCCGCATGGTGGTGAAAGAGAGGAACCGCAA CAAGCTGACCCGGGAGAGCGGGACGGATTTCCCCATCCCTGTCATCCCCCCGGTGCCGGATGCGGAGACAGAGAAGCTCATCCGGGAAAAGGACGAGGAG CTGCGGCGGATGCAGGAGATGCTCCAGAAGATCCAGAAGCAGATGAAAGACTCGCActag
- the SEPTIN4 gene encoding septin-4 isoform X1: MLCGSFTSPQLGRSWPWLSLSVPTPRWSCPPAPKRGRAWLLGAVGAPALVPAWGGVMLMLLPIPQLSRAARHPLQDAGDTGSAMATCPELQPGQEPCWGMRLLRDPRGCGANPPHGTASPRPSLSLGRGSPEGLEPPWDGAAAGPGALGSGGIVSHPCAAPSRAVLWWGLVLSPHPRSRTAMGCVGVLATSEDPEERRGAQGEGPHPCPLEHQEPAAIPAPPAIKRFLKEDSEEAELTQFLRDCPPADSPRKVEPPESRREPGHPLCGVGRVPPDEPADERDARIFSRSRPSEFQQHIAAPPPPSPNRPRSPWGQLDPYDSSEDDKEYVGFATLPNQVHRKSVKKGFDFTLMVAGESGLGKSTLVNSLFLTDMYRDRKLLNAEERITQTVEITKHVVDIEEKGVKLRLTIVDTPGFGDAVNNTECWKPVADYIDQQFEQYFRDESGLNRKNIQDNRVHCCIYFISPFGHGLRPMDVEFMRALHQRVNIVPVLAKADALTPAEVERMKNKIREEIDHYGIRIYQFPECDSDEDEEFKLQDQALKESIPFAVIGSNTVVEAKGRRVRGRLYPWGIVEVENLSHCDFVKLRTMLVRTHMQDLKDVTRETHYENYRTQCIQSMTRMVVKERNRNKLTRESGTDFPIPVIPPVPDAETEKLIREKDEELRRMQEMLQKIQKQMKDSH, translated from the exons ATGCTTTGCGGGTCCTTCACGTCTCCACAACTGGGCAGGAGCTGGCCTTGgctctccctgtctgtgcccACCCCCCGCTGgtcctgccccccagcacccaagaGGGGCCGTGCCTGGCTGCTGGGTGCCGTGGGCGCCCCAGCCCTGGTGCCTGCCTGGGGTGGAGTTATGCTaatgctgctccccatccctcaGCTCAGCCGTGCCGCTCGGCATCCTCTCCAGGACGCGGGCGACACCGGCTCTGCCATGGCCACCTGCCCCGAGCTGCAGCCTGGGCAAGAG CCTTGCTGGGGGATGCGCTTGCTGCGGGACCCCCGAGGATGCGGTGCAAACCCACCCCATGGCACAGCATCACCGAGGCCATCGCTTtctctggggagggggagccccGAAGGGCTGGAGCCCCCATGGGATGgagcggcagcggggccgggagcccttGGCAGTGGTGGCATCGTCTCGCATCCCTGTGCAGCCCCCAGTCGGGCTGTGCTGTGGTGGGGGCTGGTGCTGAGCCCCCACCCCAGGTCAAGGACG GccatggggtgtgtgggggtccTGGCCACCTCAGAAGACCCCGAGGAGCGGCGGGGTGCCCAGGGGGAaggtccccatccctgtcccctggaGCACCAGGAGCCAGCTGCCATCCCCGCACCGCCAGCT ATAAAGCGTTTCCTGAAGGAGGACTCGGAGGAGGCTGAGTTGACCCAGTTCCTACGGGATTGCCCACCGGCTGACAGCCCCAGGAAGGTGGAGCCCCCGGAGAGCCGGCGGGAGCCCGGCCACCCCCTCTGCGGCGTGGGCAGGGTCCCCCCTGACGAACCTGCCGACGAGAGGGACGCCAGGATCTTCTCCCGGTCTCGGCCCTCGGAATTCCAGCAGCACAtcgccgcccccccaccccccagccccaaccgCCCGCGGAGCCCCTGGGGGCAGCTGGACCCCTACGACTCCTCCGAG GATGACAAGGAGTACGTGGGCTTCGCCACGCTGCCCAACCAGGTCCATCGGAAGTCGGTGAAGAAGGGCTTCGATTTCACCCTCATGGTGGCAG GGGAATCTGGGCTGGGCAAGTCCACCCTGGTCAACAGCCTCTTCCTGACGGACATGTACAGGGACCGCAAGCTGCTGAACGCTGAAG agcgtATCACGCAGACGGTGGAGATCACCAAGCACGTGGTGGACATTGAGGAGAAGGGTGTCAAGCTGCGCCTGACCATCGTGGACACGCCAGGCTTTGGTGATGCTGTCAACAACACTGAGTG CTGGAAGCCGGTGGCCGACTACATCGACCAGCAGTTTGAGCAGTATTTCCGTGATGAAAGTGGCCTCAACAGGAAAAACATCCAGGACAACCGCGTCCACTGCTGCATTTACTTCATCTCGCCCTTCGGCCACGG GCTCCGGCCCATGGATGTGGAGTTCATGAGAGCCCTGCACCAGCGGGTGAACATCGTGCctgtgctggccaaggctgaCGCCCTGACCCCCGCCGAGGTGGAGCGAATGAAGAACAAG ATCCGGGAGGAGATCGACCACTACGGCATCCGCATCTACCAGTTCCCTGAGTGCGACTCAGATGAGGATGAGGAGTTCAAGCTGCAGGACCAGGCGTTGAAG GAGAGCATCCCTTTCGCTGTCATCGGCAGCAACACAGTTGTGGAGGCCAAAGGCCGGCGTGTCCGCGGGCGCCTCTACCCCTGGGGCATTGTGGAAG TGGAGAACCTGTCCCACTGCGACTTCGTGAAGCTGCGGACGATGCTGGTGaggacccacatgcaggacctcaAGGACGTGACGCGGGAAACCCACTACGAGAACTACCGCACGCAGTGCATTCAGAGCATGACCCGCATGGTGGTGAAAGAGAGGAACCGCAA CAAGCTGACCCGGGAGAGCGGGACGGATTTCCCCATCCCTGTCATCCCCCCGGTGCCGGATGCGGAGACAGAGAAGCTCATCCGGGAAAAGGACGAGGAG CTGCGGCGGATGCAGGAGATGCTCCAGAAGATCCAGAAGCAGATGAAAGACTCGCActag
- the SEPTIN4 gene encoding septin-4 isoform X3, translated as MLCGSFTSPQLGRSWPWLSLSVPTPRWSCPPAPKRGRAWLLGAVGAPALVPAWGGVMLMLLPIPQLSRAARHPLQDAGDTGSAMATCPELQPGQEAMGCVGVLATSEDPEERRGAQGEGPHPCPLEHQEPAAIPAPPAIKRFLKEDSEEAELTQFLRDCPPADSPRKVEPPESRREPGHPLCGVGRVPPDEPADERDARIFSRSRPSEFQQHIAAPPPPSPNRPRSPWGQLDPYDSSEDDKEYVGFATLPNQVHRKSVKKGFDFTLMVAGESGLGKSTLVNSLFLTDMYRDRKLLNAEERITQTVEITKHVVDIEEKGVKLRLTIVDTPGFGDAVNNTECWKPVADYIDQQFEQYFRDESGLNRKNIQDNRVHCCIYFISPFGHGLRPMDVEFMRALHQRVNIVPVLAKADALTPAEVERMKNKIREEIDHYGIRIYQFPECDSDEDEEFKLQDQALKESIPFAVIGSNTVVEAKGRRVRGRLYPWGIVEVENLSHCDFVKLRTMLVRTHMQDLKDVTRETHYENYRTQCIQSMTRMVVKERNRNKLTRESGTDFPIPVIPPVPDAETEKLIREKDEELRRMQEMLQKIQKQMKDSH; from the exons ATGCTTTGCGGGTCCTTCACGTCTCCACAACTGGGCAGGAGCTGGCCTTGgctctccctgtctgtgcccACCCCCCGCTGgtcctgccccccagcacccaagaGGGGCCGTGCCTGGCTGCTGGGTGCCGTGGGCGCCCCAGCCCTGGTGCCTGCCTGGGGTGGAGTTATGCTaatgctgctccccatccctcaGCTCAGCCGTGCCGCTCGGCATCCTCTCCAGGACGCGGGCGACACCGGCTCTGCCATGGCCACCTGCCCCGAGCTGCAGCCTGGGCAAGAG GccatggggtgtgtgggggtccTGGCCACCTCAGAAGACCCCGAGGAGCGGCGGGGTGCCCAGGGGGAaggtccccatccctgtcccctggaGCACCAGGAGCCAGCTGCCATCCCCGCACCGCCAGCT ATAAAGCGTTTCCTGAAGGAGGACTCGGAGGAGGCTGAGTTGACCCAGTTCCTACGGGATTGCCCACCGGCTGACAGCCCCAGGAAGGTGGAGCCCCCGGAGAGCCGGCGGGAGCCCGGCCACCCCCTCTGCGGCGTGGGCAGGGTCCCCCCTGACGAACCTGCCGACGAGAGGGACGCCAGGATCTTCTCCCGGTCTCGGCCCTCGGAATTCCAGCAGCACAtcgccgcccccccaccccccagccccaaccgCCCGCGGAGCCCCTGGGGGCAGCTGGACCCCTACGACTCCTCCGAG GATGACAAGGAGTACGTGGGCTTCGCCACGCTGCCCAACCAGGTCCATCGGAAGTCGGTGAAGAAGGGCTTCGATTTCACCCTCATGGTGGCAG GGGAATCTGGGCTGGGCAAGTCCACCCTGGTCAACAGCCTCTTCCTGACGGACATGTACAGGGACCGCAAGCTGCTGAACGCTGAAG agcgtATCACGCAGACGGTGGAGATCACCAAGCACGTGGTGGACATTGAGGAGAAGGGTGTCAAGCTGCGCCTGACCATCGTGGACACGCCAGGCTTTGGTGATGCTGTCAACAACACTGAGTG CTGGAAGCCGGTGGCCGACTACATCGACCAGCAGTTTGAGCAGTATTTCCGTGATGAAAGTGGCCTCAACAGGAAAAACATCCAGGACAACCGCGTCCACTGCTGCATTTACTTCATCTCGCCCTTCGGCCACGG GCTCCGGCCCATGGATGTGGAGTTCATGAGAGCCCTGCACCAGCGGGTGAACATCGTGCctgtgctggccaaggctgaCGCCCTGACCCCCGCCGAGGTGGAGCGAATGAAGAACAAG ATCCGGGAGGAGATCGACCACTACGGCATCCGCATCTACCAGTTCCCTGAGTGCGACTCAGATGAGGATGAGGAGTTCAAGCTGCAGGACCAGGCGTTGAAG GAGAGCATCCCTTTCGCTGTCATCGGCAGCAACACAGTTGTGGAGGCCAAAGGCCGGCGTGTCCGCGGGCGCCTCTACCCCTGGGGCATTGTGGAAG TGGAGAACCTGTCCCACTGCGACTTCGTGAAGCTGCGGACGATGCTGGTGaggacccacatgcaggacctcaAGGACGTGACGCGGGAAACCCACTACGAGAACTACCGCACGCAGTGCATTCAGAGCATGACCCGCATGGTGGTGAAAGAGAGGAACCGCAA CAAGCTGACCCGGGAGAGCGGGACGGATTTCCCCATCCCTGTCATCCCCCCGGTGCCGGATGCGGAGACAGAGAAGCTCATCCGGGAAAAGGACGAGGAG CTGCGGCGGATGCAGGAGATGCTCCAGAAGATCCAGAAGCAGATGAAAGACTCGCActag
- the SEPTIN4 gene encoding septin-4 isoform X2 codes for MLCGSFTSPQLGRSWPWLSLSVPTPRWSCPPAPKRGRAWLLGAVGAPALVPAWGGVMLMLLPIPQLSRAARHPLQDAGDTGSAMATCPELQPGQEPCWGMRLLRDPRGCGANPPHGTASPRPSLSLGRGSPEGLEPPWDGAAAGPGALGSGGIVSHPCAAPSRAVLWWGLVLSPHPRSRTAMGCVGVLATSEDPEERRGAQGEGPHPCPLEHQEPAAIPAPPAIKRFLKEDSEEAELTQFLRDCPPADSPRKVEPPESRREPGHPLCGVGRVPPDEPADERDARIFSRSRPSEFQQHIAAPPPPSPNRPRSPWGQLDPYDSSEDDKEYVGFATLPNQVHRKSVKKGFDFTLMVAGESGLGKSTLVNSLFLTDMYRDRKLLNAEERITQTVEITKHVVDIEEKGVKLRLTIVDTPGFGDAVNNTECWKPVADYIDQQFEQYFRDESGLNRKNIQDNRVHCCIYFISPFGHGLRPMDVEFMRALHQRVNIVPVLAKADALTPAEVERMKNKIREEIDHYGIRIYQFPECDSDEDEEFKLQDQALKESIPFAVIGSNTVVEAKGRRVRGRLYPWGIVEVENLSHCDFVKLRTMLVRTHMQDLKDVTRETHYENYRTQCIQSMTRMVVKERNRKRHPSALRLCCADCSAD; via the exons ATGCTTTGCGGGTCCTTCACGTCTCCACAACTGGGCAGGAGCTGGCCTTGgctctccctgtctgtgcccACCCCCCGCTGgtcctgccccccagcacccaagaGGGGCCGTGCCTGGCTGCTGGGTGCCGTGGGCGCCCCAGCCCTGGTGCCTGCCTGGGGTGGAGTTATGCTaatgctgctccccatccctcaGCTCAGCCGTGCCGCTCGGCATCCTCTCCAGGACGCGGGCGACACCGGCTCTGCCATGGCCACCTGCCCCGAGCTGCAGCCTGGGCAAGAG CCTTGCTGGGGGATGCGCTTGCTGCGGGACCCCCGAGGATGCGGTGCAAACCCACCCCATGGCACAGCATCACCGAGGCCATCGCTTtctctggggagggggagccccGAAGGGCTGGAGCCCCCATGGGATGgagcggcagcggggccgggagcccttGGCAGTGGTGGCATCGTCTCGCATCCCTGTGCAGCCCCCAGTCGGGCTGTGCTGTGGTGGGGGCTGGTGCTGAGCCCCCACCCCAGGTCAAGGACG GccatggggtgtgtgggggtccTGGCCACCTCAGAAGACCCCGAGGAGCGGCGGGGTGCCCAGGGGGAaggtccccatccctgtcccctggaGCACCAGGAGCCAGCTGCCATCCCCGCACCGCCAGCT ATAAAGCGTTTCCTGAAGGAGGACTCGGAGGAGGCTGAGTTGACCCAGTTCCTACGGGATTGCCCACCGGCTGACAGCCCCAGGAAGGTGGAGCCCCCGGAGAGCCGGCGGGAGCCCGGCCACCCCCTCTGCGGCGTGGGCAGGGTCCCCCCTGACGAACCTGCCGACGAGAGGGACGCCAGGATCTTCTCCCGGTCTCGGCCCTCGGAATTCCAGCAGCACAtcgccgcccccccaccccccagccccaaccgCCCGCGGAGCCCCTGGGGGCAGCTGGACCCCTACGACTCCTCCGAG GATGACAAGGAGTACGTGGGCTTCGCCACGCTGCCCAACCAGGTCCATCGGAAGTCGGTGAAGAAGGGCTTCGATTTCACCCTCATGGTGGCAG GGGAATCTGGGCTGGGCAAGTCCACCCTGGTCAACAGCCTCTTCCTGACGGACATGTACAGGGACCGCAAGCTGCTGAACGCTGAAG agcgtATCACGCAGACGGTGGAGATCACCAAGCACGTGGTGGACATTGAGGAGAAGGGTGTCAAGCTGCGCCTGACCATCGTGGACACGCCAGGCTTTGGTGATGCTGTCAACAACACTGAGTG CTGGAAGCCGGTGGCCGACTACATCGACCAGCAGTTTGAGCAGTATTTCCGTGATGAAAGTGGCCTCAACAGGAAAAACATCCAGGACAACCGCGTCCACTGCTGCATTTACTTCATCTCGCCCTTCGGCCACGG GCTCCGGCCCATGGATGTGGAGTTCATGAGAGCCCTGCACCAGCGGGTGAACATCGTGCctgtgctggccaaggctgaCGCCCTGACCCCCGCCGAGGTGGAGCGAATGAAGAACAAG ATCCGGGAGGAGATCGACCACTACGGCATCCGCATCTACCAGTTCCCTGAGTGCGACTCAGATGAGGATGAGGAGTTCAAGCTGCAGGACCAGGCGTTGAAG GAGAGCATCCCTTTCGCTGTCATCGGCAGCAACACAGTTGTGGAGGCCAAAGGCCGGCGTGTCCGCGGGCGCCTCTACCCCTGGGGCATTGTGGAAG TGGAGAACCTGTCCCACTGCGACTTCGTGAAGCTGCGGACGATGCTGGTGaggacccacatgcaggacctcaAGGACGTGACGCGGGAAACCCACTACGAGAACTACCGCACGCAGTGCATTCAGAGCATGACCCGCATGGTGGTGAAAGAGAGGAACCGCAA GCGGCATCCCTCTGCGCTGAGGCTGTGCTGCGCCGACTGCTCCGCCGACTGA